From bacterium, the proteins below share one genomic window:
- a CDS encoding molybdenum cofactor guanylyltransferase, producing the protein MLCGGRSSRMGRAKAWLPWIGGRTMVEHVVARLRPVVDEVVVVTSADLDLPPLEARVVRDREPERGPLAGLRDGLAAISAEYAFVTATDAPFLSSAWVASMLERRVACAPVADGHVQVLSAVYPQAAFATAERLLAADRARPLALLEALEYVAIEETTEWDSGRPPWQGFNTPAAYLEAVGMVDPGARCEVELLGRAALVGGPVVVDVPVGSLGEVLARVERGRDLSLVEGDRVARAHLVSIGGRDLVRDLSLPIGPGERISVLDAQAGG; encoded by the coding sequence GTGCTCTGCGGGGGACGGTCGTCGCGGATGGGGCGGGCGAAGGCCTGGCTGCCCTGGATCGGCGGGCGGACGATGGTCGAGCACGTCGTGGCCCGCCTTCGCCCGGTGGTGGACGAGGTCGTCGTGGTGACGTCGGCGGATCTCGATCTGCCGCCCCTCGAGGCGCGGGTCGTCCGGGATCGGGAGCCCGAGCGCGGTCCGCTCGCGGGACTGCGCGACGGACTCGCGGCGATCTCGGCGGAATACGCCTTCGTGACGGCGACCGACGCGCCCTTCCTCTCGTCCGCCTGGGTCGCGTCGATGCTGGAACGGCGCGTGGCCTGCGCGCCGGTCGCCGACGGGCACGTCCAGGTCCTGTCGGCGGTCTATCCGCAGGCGGCGTTCGCGACGGCGGAGCGTCTCCTCGCGGCGGACCGCGCGCGGCCGCTCGCGCTCCTCGAAGCGCTCGAGTACGTCGCGATCGAAGAGACGACGGAGTGGGATTCGGGGCGACCGCCGTGGCAGGGATTCAATACGCCTGCGGCCTACCTGGAGGCGGTGGGCATGGTAGATCCGGGAGCGCGCTGCGAGGTCGAGCTGCTGGGTCGCGCCGCTCTCGTCGGCGGACCCGTGGTCGTCGACGTGCCGGTGGGTTCCCTGGGCGAGGTGCTCGCCCGCGTCGAGCGGGGGCGCGACCTCTCGCTCGTCGAGGGCGATCGCGTGGCGCGCGCCCATCTCGTGTCGATCGGCGGCCGCGATCTCGTGCGTGACCTCTCGCTGCCGATCGGGCCGGGCGAGCGAATCAGCGTCCTCGACGCCCAGGCCGGGGGCTAG
- a CDS encoding aldehyde ferredoxin oxidoreductase family protein, translated as MSGFHGRYLRIDLTRGTTETRVLPEDVPRRVLGGVGLGTWLLLHESQGGFDPLSPEAPLVFAFSPLVGTGLTTSAKFAVVAKSPLTGFVCDALSSSHFAIAGKRMGVDAIVVIGACDEPSEWVAGELRPARSWGRSAEETAAALAGEGRVAAIGVAGERCVRYATISADGRHAGRGGLGAVMGAKRLKALVVAGDVETPVADPASLERRAEGLRRRAAGPATAKYRELGTVGNLLAFDRVGALPTRNFQASHFEGAERLAAERWLGERSHRRAGCAHCTIGCEQRFATTRDGSPDVRIEYESQFALGPLVGVDDPDAVLRASARCDALGLDTISAGGTLAFAMECGERGLLEGGPRFGDDLLPWLDRIANREGLGDRLAEGSRRLALEIGGGAIDLAPQVKGLEMPGYEPRALQSLALGLAVSTRGADHNRSSAYEADFSETVDRLHGDERSVAAAVAAEDRAAVLDSLVLCKFVRSAFDDLFEESAEILRDVTGDAWDADAVHAVARRVVDLRRLGNEREGWRPEDDGLPKRFLDEPLASGPAVGARLPAARLEEMIRGYNGVRGYEEAGWVPRTRREALEAELGLDLRVGPGGGVDAG; from the coding sequence ATGTCCGGCTTCCACGGCCGCTACCTCCGCATCGACCTGACCCGCGGCACGACGGAGACGCGAGTGCTTCCGGAAGACGTCCCCCGACGCGTGCTCGGAGGCGTCGGTCTCGGAACCTGGCTCTTGCTGCACGAGTCGCAGGGCGGCTTCGATCCGCTCTCGCCCGAGGCGCCGCTCGTCTTCGCGTTCTCACCCCTGGTCGGGACGGGCCTCACGACCAGCGCAAAGTTCGCGGTGGTCGCCAAGTCGCCGCTCACGGGCTTCGTCTGTGATGCGCTGTCGAGCAGTCATTTCGCGATCGCCGGCAAGCGCATGGGGGTGGACGCGATCGTCGTGATCGGCGCGTGCGACGAGCCCTCGGAGTGGGTCGCGGGCGAACTCCGGCCGGCGCGGTCGTGGGGGCGCTCGGCGGAGGAGACCGCGGCCGCGCTCGCGGGGGAAGGGCGGGTCGCAGCGATCGGGGTCGCGGGGGAGCGATGCGTCCGGTACGCCACGATCTCGGCGGACGGGCGACACGCGGGGCGGGGCGGTCTCGGGGCCGTGATGGGCGCCAAGCGACTGAAGGCGCTCGTCGTGGCGGGGGATGTCGAGACCCCCGTGGCCGATCCCGCAAGCCTCGAACGCCGGGCTGAGGGGCTGCGCCGCCGTGCGGCGGGACCGGCGACTGCGAAATACCGCGAGCTCGGGACCGTGGGGAACCTGCTCGCCTTCGATCGCGTCGGTGCGCTGCCGACGCGCAACTTCCAGGCGAGTCATTTCGAGGGTGCGGAGCGCCTCGCGGCGGAACGATGGCTGGGCGAGCGCTCCCATCGTCGCGCGGGTTGCGCCCATTGCACGATCGGCTGCGAGCAGCGCTTCGCGACCACCCGCGACGGTTCGCCGGACGTGCGCATCGAGTACGAGAGCCAGTTCGCGCTCGGTCCGCTGGTCGGGGTCGACGACCCGGATGCGGTCCTGCGCGCCTCGGCCCGCTGTGACGCGCTCGGCCTCGACACGATCTCGGCGGGGGGCACGCTCGCGTTCGCGATGGAATGCGGCGAGCGCGGCCTGCTCGAAGGGGGTCCGCGCTTCGGGGACGATCTCCTTCCCTGGCTCGACCGGATCGCGAACCGGGAAGGACTGGGCGACCGGTTGGCGGAGGGATCGCGACGGCTCGCCCTCGAGATCGGCGGCGGGGCCATCGACCTTGCGCCGCAGGTGAAGGGGCTCGAGATGCCGGGCTACGAGCCGCGCGCGCTCCAGAGCCTGGCGCTGGGGCTCGCCGTCTCCACGCGCGGGGCCGATCACAATCGCAGCAGCGCCTACGAGGCGGATTTCTCGGAGACGGTCGATCGGCTGCACGGAGACGAGCGATCCGTCGCGGCGGCCGTCGCCGCGGAGGACCGGGCCGCGGTTCTCGATTCACTGGTGCTCTGCAAGTTCGTTCGGAGTGCGTTCGACGACCTCTTCGAGGAGTCGGCGGAGATCCTCCGGGACGTGACCGGCGACGCGTGGGACGCGGACGCCGTCCACGCGGTCGCGCGCCGGGTCGTCGACCTGCGACGCCTGGGCAACGAGCGGGAGGGGTGGCGTCCCGAGGACGACGGCCTCCCGAAGCGATTCCTCGACGAGCCCCTGGCGAGCGGTCCGGCCGTCGGTGCGCGGCTGCCGGCGGCTCGACTCGAAGAGATGATCCGAGGCTACAATGGCGTGCGAGGATACGAGGAAGCGGGCTGGGTCCCGCGGACGCGCCGCGAAGCGCTCGAAGCCGAGCTCGGACTCGACTTGCGCGTGGGCCCGGGCGGTGGAGTCGACGCAGGATGA
- a CDS encoding long-chain-fatty-acid--CoA ligase, with protein sequence MPLETLDLALRQHAAERPDRVALRAGDRVWTYADLHAESARVANALLAAGVAPQERVAFLDRNVPEYFTLLFGAAMINGVTLAVNWRLAAPEMEYILNHAQAKVLFIGSEFLGHLAQMNLESVERVVVMTGDAGDHTAYEDWIAGHAAEDPALGCTAEDVCYQLYTSGTTGLPKGVELTHRNLMTALYQGATDWKIDADSVVLVAMPLFHIAGSGWGVGGFVQGAEQVLVYELDPTEVLRLIETHRVTNSLFVPAVLQILSGFPGVEETDFSSFRAIVYGASPISEEVLVRSMNVFGCGFIQVYGLTETTGGITTLQPEDHDPGGPRAHLLRAAGKPWGDVKIRIVDQETGKDLPDGEVGEIWCSTAQNMKGYWRNDEATAEVYPEGRDAGGIGWFRTGDAGYMREGYLYIHDRVKDMIVSGGENVYPAEIENVLMAHDAVADAAVIGVPSDKWGETVKAIVVDGPGGGASDDDLVAWCRERLAHYKCPTSVDRLEALPRNPSGKILKTELREPYWKDRARRVN encoded by the coding sequence GTGCCGCTCGAGACCCTCGACCTCGCCCTCCGACAGCACGCCGCCGAGCGCCCGGACCGGGTCGCCCTCCGCGCCGGCGATCGCGTCTGGACCTACGCCGACCTCCACGCCGAGTCCGCCCGCGTCGCGAACGCGCTCCTCGCCGCCGGCGTCGCACCCCAGGAGCGGGTGGCGTTCCTCGACCGCAACGTCCCGGAGTACTTCACCCTGCTCTTCGGCGCCGCGATGATCAACGGCGTCACCCTGGCGGTGAACTGGCGCCTCGCTGCGCCGGAGATGGAGTACATCCTGAACCACGCGCAGGCGAAGGTCCTGTTCATCGGTTCGGAGTTCCTCGGACACCTCGCCCAGATGAACCTCGAGAGCGTGGAGCGGGTGGTCGTGATGACGGGCGATGCCGGTGACCACACTGCCTACGAAGACTGGATCGCCGGACACGCCGCCGAGGATCCGGCGCTCGGCTGTACCGCCGAAGACGTCTGCTACCAGCTCTACACCTCCGGCACGACGGGTCTTCCGAAGGGCGTCGAGCTCACGCACCGCAATCTCATGACCGCCCTCTACCAGGGCGCGACCGACTGGAAGATCGATGCCGACAGCGTCGTGCTCGTGGCGATGCCGCTCTTCCACATCGCGGGCAGCGGCTGGGGCGTCGGCGGCTTCGTGCAGGGCGCCGAGCAGGTCCTCGTCTACGAGCTCGATCCGACCGAGGTCCTGCGGCTGATCGAGACCCACCGCGTCACGAACAGCCTCTTCGTCCCGGCGGTCCTGCAGATCCTCTCCGGCTTCCCGGGCGTCGAGGAGACCGACTTCAGCTCCTTCCGGGCGATCGTCTACGGCGCCTCCCCGATCTCCGAGGAGGTGCTCGTCCGATCGATGAACGTCTTCGGCTGTGGCTTCATCCAGGTCTACGGCCTGACGGAGACGACCGGAGGAATCACGACGCTCCAGCCGGAGGATCACGATCCCGGCGGTCCCAGGGCGCATCTGCTGCGGGCGGCGGGCAAGCCCTGGGGCGACGTGAAGATCCGGATCGTCGATCAGGAGACCGGCAAGGATCTCCCGGACGGGGAGGTCGGCGAGATCTGGTGCTCGACCGCCCAGAACATGAAGGGCTACTGGCGAAACGACGAGGCGACCGCCGAGGTCTATCCGGAAGGCCGCGACGCCGGCGGGATCGGCTGGTTCCGGACCGGCGACGCGGGCTACATGCGCGAGGGCTACCTCTACATCCACGATCGCGTGAAGGACATGATCGTGTCGGGCGGGGAGAACGTCTATCCGGCGGAGATCGAGAACGTGCTCATGGCCCACGACGCGGTCGCGGACGCGGCGGTGATCGGCGTGCCGTCGGACAAGTGGGGCGAGACGGTCAAGGCGATCGTCGTCGACGGACCGGGGGGCGGCGCGAGCGACGACGATCTCGTCGCGTGGTGCCGCGAGCGACTCGCGCACTACAAGTGTCCGACGTCGGTGGACCGGCTCGAGGCGTTGCCGCGCAACCCCTCCGGCAAGATTCTGAAGACCGAGCTGCGCGAGCCCTATTGGAAGGACCGTGCCCGCCGCGTGAACTGA
- a CDS encoding LLM class flavin-dependent oxidoreductase, with translation MSDAKTDAVAPLRVGTNANNEMTTGPTDARRALLERVRAAGIDHLFTADHVSFHTGIGMDGMIQAATLAASVPDLAVHIGVYLLALRHPVPVARQIAQIAESAPGRLHLGIGVGGEDRHEVEICGVDPKTRGRRTDASLEALRGLLSGEPTRHADEFFAFEDARIVPAPDPAVPIVIGGRVDAAVRRAALLGDGWLGVWCSARRFGAVVAEIDDLASERKWPRPAAWDHGLQIWVGLDADRTAARERLAKEMQAFYRIPFDPFEKYSPYGTPEEVAHFLAPYAEAGCRHFNVMPIAPNVEAALDGVAEIRERLRGSYA, from the coding sequence GTGAGCGACGCGAAGACGGACGCGGTCGCTCCGCTGCGCGTCGGCACGAACGCGAACAACGAGATGACCACGGGACCGACCGATGCGCGACGGGCGCTCCTCGAACGCGTCCGGGCCGCCGGGATCGACCACCTCTTCACCGCGGACCACGTGAGCTTCCATACCGGCATCGGCATGGACGGCATGATCCAGGCCGCGACGCTGGCCGCGAGCGTCCCCGACCTCGCCGTCCACATCGGCGTCTACCTGCTGGCGCTTCGCCATCCGGTCCCGGTCGCGCGGCAGATCGCGCAGATCGCCGAGTCCGCGCCGGGCCGACTCCATCTCGGAATCGGCGTCGGCGGCGAGGACCGGCACGAGGTCGAGATCTGCGGCGTCGACCCGAAGACCCGCGGCCGACGCACCGATGCGTCCCTCGAAGCGCTCCGCGGACTGCTCTCCGGAGAGCCGACCCGCCACGCAGACGAGTTCTTCGCCTTCGAGGACGCCCGGATCGTTCCGGCGCCGGATCCGGCGGTCCCGATCGTGATCGGGGGACGGGTCGATGCCGCGGTCCGGCGCGCGGCGCTGCTCGGCGATGGCTGGCTGGGCGTCTGGTGCTCGGCCCGTCGCTTCGGCGCCGTCGTCGCGGAGATCGACGATCTCGCGTCGGAGCGGAAGTGGCCCCGCCCTGCCGCCTGGGACCACGGGCTCCAGATCTGGGTCGGCCTCGACGCGGACCGTACCGCCGCTCGCGAGCGGCTCGCGAAGGAGATGCAGGCCTTCTACCGGATCCCCTTCGATCCCTTCGAGAAGTACAGCCCCTACGGCACGCCCGAGGAAGTCGCCCACTTCCTCGCTCCCTACGCGGAAGCGGGCTGCCGGCACTTCAACGTGATGCCCATCGCCCCGAACGTCGAAGCCGCCCTCGACGGCGTCGCCGAGATCCGCGAACGCCTCCGCGGCAGCTACGCCTAG
- a CDS encoding alanine:cation symporter family protein produces the protein MPSPTPEPAGDPSLDQIIDRAFQDVADVADAIVMFEAPIGGVDVPLIVVWLIAGAAFFTVFLGGINVRGFRHALRIVRGLEDEDDDPGDVNHFQALTTAVSGTVGVGNIAHVAVAVSVGGAGAAFWLVVAGFLGMASKFAECTLGVKYRRDNPDGTVSGGPMYFLERGLAERGWARLGRGLALYYGVCVIFGSVGVGMFQANQAFVQFVAATGETESFAFGQGWAFGAFLAVSVAAVILGGIRVIARVTSGLVPAMAFLYVSTGLFVIGSNVDRVPDALVRIVTEAFSPAGAVGGVLGVVVLGFRRAAFSNEAGIGSSSIAHSAVKTSEPLTQGFVAMLEPFIDTVIVCSITALVITTGLDPAVLGTGAVSGVELTSRAFASVVSWFPPVLSVVVFLFAYSTLISWSYYGLEGCVYLFGPSKRIRLAFNLFYCFCAIVGCATTLAAILKFSDAMIFAMSFANLIGLYFLAPGLRADLDAYWARVRARRETA, from the coding sequence GTGCCCAGCCCCACACCCGAACCGGCCGGCGACCCCAGTCTCGATCAGATCATCGATCGCGCCTTCCAGGACGTCGCCGACGTCGCCGACGCGATCGTGATGTTCGAAGCGCCGATCGGCGGGGTGGACGTCCCGCTGATCGTCGTCTGGCTGATCGCCGGCGCCGCCTTCTTCACGGTCTTCCTCGGCGGGATCAACGTGCGCGGCTTCCGGCACGCGCTTCGGATCGTCCGCGGCCTCGAAGACGAGGACGATGATCCCGGAGACGTCAATCATTTCCAGGCCCTGACCACGGCGGTCTCGGGGACCGTCGGCGTCGGCAACATCGCCCACGTCGCCGTGGCGGTCTCGGTCGGCGGCGCGGGCGCCGCCTTCTGGCTGGTGGTGGCCGGCTTCCTCGGCATGGCCTCGAAGTTCGCCGAATGCACCCTCGGCGTGAAGTACCGCCGCGACAACCCGGACGGCACCGTCTCGGGCGGGCCGATGTACTTCCTCGAGCGTGGACTCGCGGAACGCGGCTGGGCCCGACTCGGTCGTGGCCTCGCTCTCTACTACGGCGTCTGCGTGATCTTCGGCAGCGTCGGCGTCGGGATGTTCCAGGCGAATCAGGCCTTCGTGCAGTTCGTCGCCGCGACCGGCGAGACCGAGAGCTTCGCCTTCGGCCAGGGCTGGGCCTTCGGCGCCTTTCTGGCGGTGAGCGTCGCCGCGGTCATTCTCGGCGGCATCCGCGTGATCGCCCGCGTGACCTCCGGACTCGTGCCCGCGATGGCCTTCCTCTACGTCTCGACCGGCCTCTTCGTGATCGGCAGCAACGTCGATCGCGTCCCCGACGCGCTGGTCCGGATCGTGACCGAGGCGTTCTCTCCGGCGGGCGCCGTCGGCGGCGTGCTCGGCGTCGTGGTCCTCGGTTTCCGCCGCGCCGCCTTCTCGAACGAAGCGGGCATCGGCTCCTCGTCGATCGCGCATTCGGCGGTCAAGACGAGCGAGCCGCTGACCCAGGGCTTCGTCGCGATGCTCGAGCCCTTCATCGATACGGTGATCGTCTGCTCGATCACCGCCCTGGTCATCACGACGGGGCTGGACCCCGCGGTCCTGGGAACCGGTGCGGTCAGCGGTGTGGAGCTCACCTCTCGCGCGTTCGCCTCGGTCGTCTCCTGGTTCCCACCGGTCCTATCGGTCGTGGTCTTCCTCTTCGCCTACTCCACGCTGATCTCGTGGTCCTACTACGGACTCGAAGGCTGCGTCTATCTCTTCGGCCCGTCGAAGCGGATCCGCCTCGCTTTCAACCTGTTCTACTGTTTCTGCGCGATCGTCGGCTGCGCGACGACCCTCGCGGCGATCCTCAAGTTCTCCGACGCCATGATCTTCGCGATGTCCTTCGCGAACCTGATCGGCCTCTACTTCCTCGCTCCGGGTCTGCGGGCGGACCTCGACGCCTACTGGGCGCGGGTTCGCGCGCGACGCGAGACAGCTTGA
- the fdhF gene encoding formate dehydrogenase subunit alpha, with the protein MKLTIDGLEIEADEGQTIIEAAAAAGIEIPTLCHTPGLDPVGVCRMCVVDVGERVKAAACVRECQPGMTVTTDSPELERHRAMLTDLLMSDQPSVPAEDRRESALEDNELVALARRYDVDGARFPASAETAPRGQDASSRVIDVDHQACILCDRCVRACDDVQSNDVIGRSGKGYGARIAFDLDQPMGESTCVSCGECAAACPTGALVDRALHAPLRPRTELEPVDSVCPYCGVGCALTYHVDRAANEIVFAEGRGGSASEGRLCVKGRYGWDYSAHPQRLTKPLIRLESAYPKGALSKDVRGEHDGRRKPGGIVDDAEVLPAFREATWDEALDLVATRLAEIRDRDGGDALAGFGSAKCSNEEAYLFQKLVRAGFGTNNVDHCTRLCHASSVAALLESIGSGAVTTTYGDIENAGAALIAGSNTTANHPVAATFFKQARKQGTKLIVVDPRRETIADHADYHCRIKPGTDVAFYNAMMHVIIAEGLVDETFVAERTENFEALREKVAEYDPERAAKICGVDADTIREVARVFGEAENAILFWGMGISQHVYGTNNARCLISLALLTGNVGKSGSGLHPLRGQNNVQGASDAGLIPMVYPDYQPVGDPDVRAKFEAAWGRELSPDPGLTVVEITRAALEGGIRGMYIMGENPFLSDPNVNKVRKALANLEFLVVQDIFLTETAEFADVILPASAYLEKDGTYTNTDRRVQLGRPALRLPGEARLDWQIVQAVSNRLGYPMDYASPSDIFDEMAGLTSSYATLSHENLGPHGKLWPNPDPATQEGPVVLFDESFPTPNGKAKLVPAEWTAAPELPDDDYPFVLNTGRLLEHWHTGAMTRRASALDALAPEAFAAIHPEDAAELGIADGDRIMLESRRGRIQLAARLTTRESRGSVFVPFHFREAAANLLTLDELDPDGKIPEFKFCAVRVTAEER; encoded by the coding sequence ATGAAGCTCACCATCGACGGTCTCGAGATCGAAGCGGACGAGGGGCAGACGATCATCGAGGCGGCCGCCGCCGCAGGGATCGAGATCCCGACCCTCTGCCACACGCCCGGACTCGATCCGGTCGGCGTGTGTCGCATGTGCGTCGTCGACGTGGGCGAGCGGGTGAAGGCCGCCGCCTGCGTTCGCGAGTGCCAGCCGGGCATGACCGTGACGACCGACTCCCCCGAGCTCGAGCGCCATCGCGCGATGCTGACCGATCTGCTCATGAGCGACCAACCGAGCGTGCCGGCCGAGGACCGTCGCGAGTCGGCCCTGGAAGACAACGAGCTCGTGGCTCTGGCGCGCCGCTACGACGTCGACGGCGCGCGGTTTCCCGCGTCGGCAGAGACCGCGCCGCGCGGGCAGGACGCGAGCTCCCGCGTGATCGACGTCGACCACCAGGCCTGCATCCTCTGCGATCGCTGCGTCCGAGCCTGCGACGACGTCCAGAGCAACGACGTCATCGGTCGCTCCGGCAAAGGCTACGGCGCAAGGATCGCCTTCGATCTCGACCAGCCGATGGGCGAGAGCACCTGCGTTTCGTGCGGCGAATGCGCGGCGGCCTGTCCGACCGGCGCCCTCGTCGATCGTGCGCTCCACGCCCCGCTCCGCCCGCGAACCGAGCTCGAGCCTGTCGACAGTGTCTGTCCCTATTGCGGCGTGGGGTGCGCGCTCACCTACCACGTCGATCGCGCCGCGAACGAGATCGTCTTCGCCGAGGGGCGCGGAGGTTCGGCGAGCGAGGGCCGACTCTGCGTGAAGGGCCGCTACGGCTGGGACTATTCCGCCCATCCGCAGCGCCTCACGAAGCCGTTGATCCGGCTTGAGAGCGCCTATCCGAAGGGAGCCCTCTCGAAGGACGTGCGCGGCGAGCACGACGGCCGTCGCAAGCCCGGCGGAATCGTCGACGACGCCGAGGTCCTGCCCGCCTTCCGGGAGGCGACCTGGGACGAGGCGCTCGACCTCGTGGCGACTCGACTGGCCGAGATCCGCGACCGCGACGGCGGCGACGCCCTGGCGGGCTTCGGGAGCGCGAAGTGTTCGAACGAAGAGGCCTACCTCTTCCAGAAACTCGTCCGCGCCGGCTTCGGGACCAACAACGTCGACCACTGTACGCGGCTCTGTCACGCGTCGAGCGTCGCGGCCCTGCTCGAGTCGATCGGCAGCGGCGCGGTCACGACGACCTACGGCGACATCGAAAACGCCGGCGCCGCCTTGATCGCCGGATCGAACACCACCGCCAACCATCCGGTGGCGGCCACCTTCTTCAAGCAGGCCCGCAAGCAGGGCACGAAGCTGATCGTCGTCGATCCTCGTCGCGAGACGATCGCCGACCACGCCGACTACCACTGTCGGATCAAGCCCGGGACCGACGTCGCGTTCTACAACGCGATGATGCACGTGATCATCGCGGAGGGGCTCGTCGACGAGACCTTCGTAGCCGAGCGGACCGAGAACTTCGAGGCGCTCCGCGAGAAGGTCGCCGAGTACGACCCCGAGCGCGCAGCGAAGATCTGCGGCGTGGACGCGGACACGATCCGCGAAGTCGCGCGGGTCTTCGGCGAAGCGGAGAACGCCATCCTCTTCTGGGGCATGGGAATCTCGCAGCACGTCTACGGAACGAACAACGCCCGCTGCCTGATCTCGCTCGCGCTTCTGACGGGGAACGTCGGCAAGTCCGGCTCCGGTCTCCACCCCTTGCGTGGCCAGAACAACGTGCAGGGTGCCAGCGACGCCGGCCTGATCCCGATGGTCTACCCCGACTATCAACCGGTCGGCGATCCCGACGTCCGGGCGAAATTCGAAGCGGCCTGGGGGCGCGAGCTGTCGCCGGATCCGGGTCTCACGGTCGTCGAGATCACCCGTGCGGCCCTCGAGGGCGGGATTCGCGGCATGTACATCATGGGCGAGAACCCCTTCCTCTCGGATCCGAACGTGAACAAGGTCCGGAAAGCCCTCGCGAACCTGGAGTTCCTGGTCGTGCAGGACATCTTCCTGACCGAGACCGCCGAATTCGCGGACGTGATCCTGCCGGCGAGCGCCTACCTCGAGAAGGACGGGACCTACACGAACACCGATCGACGCGTCCAGCTCGGTCGACCGGCGCTCCGCCTGCCCGGCGAGGCGCGCCTCGACTGGCAGATCGTCCAGGCCGTCTCGAATCGTCTGGGCTATCCGATGGACTACGCCAGCCCTTCGGACATCTTCGACGAGATGGCGGGACTCACGAGCAGCTACGCGACCCTCAGCCACGAGAACCTCGGTCCCCACGGCAAGCTCTGGCCGAATCCGGATCCGGCGACGCAGGAGGGGCCCGTCGTCCTCTTCGACGAGAGCTTCCCGACGCCGAACGGCAAGGCGAAGCTCGTTCCCGCGGAGTGGACCGCGGCGCCGGAGCTGCCCGATGACGACTACCCCTTCGTGCTCAACACCGGTCGCCTGCTCGAGCACTGGCACACCGGCGCGATGACCCGGCGCGCGAGCGCCCTCGACGCCCTCGCGCCGGAGGCGTTCGCCGCGATCCATCCGGAGGACGCGGCGGAGCTCGGAATCGCAGACGGCGATCGAATCATGCTCGAGAGCCGCCGCGGACGAATCCAGCTCGCGGCGCGGCTCACGACCCGGGAGAGTCGCGGCTCGGTCTTCGTGCCCTTCCACTTCCGGGAGGCGGCGGCGAATCTCCTGACCCTCGACGAGCTCGACCCGGACGGGAAGATCCCCGAGTTCAAGTTCTGCGCCGTCCGCGTCACTGCGGAAGAGCGCTAG